TCAGGAGCGGCTTGAGGCTATCCTCACGGACAATCGCCACCAGTCGGTCCCCCGGCAGGATCACATCATCAGGCCCCGGCATCTTAGCCTGAAACTTATGCAACAGCACGACAATGATCGCCCCCCGCGGCCAGGAGATATCGCGAATCTTCCGGGAAACGCAGGGGCTGTCCGAGCTGACGCGCAGCTCGATGATTTTCCCGCCCCGGTCCGGCAGCGTGGCCAGCTCGGTATAGCGGTCGAGCGTGAGGTAGCGCAGCAGCTCCTCCATGGTCGCCTTACGCGGAGCCACGGCCAGCTCGACCCCGAGGGTCTCCTTCAACTGGTCGAGCACATCCTCGTAGTCAGGCTTGTTGATCACGAGCTGCACATGGCGGGCGCCGAGCTTGTTGGCCTGCAGGCAGGTCATGATGTTGTCCTCGTCGTCCTTGGTGCAGGCCACAAAGTAGTCCACGCTGCCGATCTGCTCCTCCTCCATCAGGCGGAGAGAGGTCGCCGAGCCGTTGATCACCGTGATGTGCGGGAAGCGTTCGGCCAGGGAGCGGCAGAGCTTGGGGTCGCTCTCGATGATGCGCAGCTTGAAGCGCGGGTTCTTCAGCAGGCGCACCAGCGCAACCGCTGTCTCCGACCCGCCAAACAGCACCACGCGGATATTGTCGGCCAGCTTCTCGGGCTCGAAGTACGGGCGCACCTTCATGAGCACGTCGGTCAGGCCAAAAAGTGTCAGCAAATCCCCCGTTTCAAGAACGGAGTCGGCATCGGGCACCTGGGTCTTCCCCTCACGCTGGACCATCCCGATACGCATCCCGGCGGGCAGGTGCAGCTCCTTCAGCGGCTTACCCGTAAAGCGGGACTTGCGGGCGATACGCAGCTGGTGCACCTCGATCTCGCCACGGGCGAAGTTCTCCACTGCCACACGACCGGGGTGGCGGATGCACTTGGCCAGCTCAACCGCGCTGAGTGCTTCCGGGTTGAGCAGAAAATCGATCCCGAAGTGCAGTTGGTAGTTAACCAGCGAGTTGTCGCTGTAGGTCTGGTCGTGGATGCGGGCGATGGTCGACATGGCTCCCAGCGCCTTGGCCAGCGAGCAGGCAATCAGGTTCGTGCGGTCGTCACTGGTCATGGCCAGGAAAAAGTCGCAGTCGCCCGCCCCGGCCTTTTGCAGCATCTGGGCCGAGGCACCATTGCCCTCGACCACTTTCACGTTCGCGGACTCGTCCACCTCCTGCGCCGTGGTCTCCGAAGTCTCAATCACCGTGACGTTGTGCCCTACGTCGCTCAGCGTCTGACTGAGAAACCGGCCCACATCGCCTGCCCCTACCACCAATATCTTCATAAGCCTGCTGTGCTGATACGCCCGGTTTTGCCACAGCCACCGGAATACGGTCGCTTATGCAGGGGCGTAACCATCATTTGCATATTCGTGCTATCTTCTCGCATCCGGCGGCCCAATGAAAGCCTTTTTTCGACCCCCGGATGTGACAGATAGCATCGACAACAGTCCCAAAATGTTGCTCAATAAGGCCATGCCCGTTTGCCCCAAAGTCGTTCTGGTCACCATGTTTGAACCAGCCGGCCGCCCCGGCGAACTCTCTTTGTTCAAGGAGCGGCTCGATCTCACCCCCGTCGAGTTGGCCGAAACTGGCCTGCGCGAGGTCCACCTCGGCGCCGAGGGCGACCTGCTCGCCCTGTGCACCGGCGTCGGCACTGCTAACACCGCCATATCCCTCACCTCACTGGGCTTATGTCCCGAAATCGACATCTCGGAGAGCTTTTTCATCATCGCCGGCATCGCCGGGGCCGACCCGACCGCGGCCACCCTCGGCAGCCCTGTCTGGGCGGACTGGTGCGTGGACGGTGACCTGGCCTTCGAGATCGACGCGCGGGAGATCCCTGCCGACTGGCCCACGGGCATCCTGCCCCTCGGGTCTACTCGCCCCTTTGGCCCCTCTGACAACCTCCCCCAAGACGACCTCGGCTCGTCCTATCAGGTCTTCGAGTTCAACCACGCGCTGGTCCAGGCAGCCTACGACCTGAGCGCCAAACTCGCTCTGGAAACCTCCCCGGCTCACGAGACGTATTTAAAGAAATTCCCCGATAACTTTGCCGCCCGTCAGGCCCCGACCGTCCTGCGCGGAGACTGCCTGAGCGCCGCCCGGTACTTTCACGGTGAACGCGCCACCACCTGGGCCCGCGAATGGGTGAAACACTGGACCGGCGGCCAAGGGCGCTTTGCCACCTGCGGTATGGAGGACTCCGGCACCCTGCACGCCCTCAAGGTGCTCGGCACGACCGGCCACGCCAACCCCGCCCGCGCCCTGCTCCTGCGCACGGCCAGCAACTTTACCCAGCCCCCGCCCAGCGAACCGGCCACCGAGCACTTCACCGACGAGAATACCTTCCCGGCCTTCGACCTGGCCCTCGAAAACGGCAATCGCACTGCCACCGCCGTCATCGACGACATCCTCGAAAACTGGCCCGAGTGGAACAGCCGGTTTTAGCAGAACTCGTCCTGCACCTGTGATCCTCTGGATCACTCTGGCATTTTCAGGAGAAAATGCCATGAGCAGTTCGTCCCCATTATATGGCGACCAATATGGTGCAACCCAGTTTTGATGTTTGCCCCTCGGCGATTGCTTGAACCAGCAAAGCTGGTTCAAGCAATCGCCAACACGATGCACAGCATCGAAAGTGCAGGCTCTGCCTGCTGCGGGTCTGGGCTGCATAAGCCCAGGAAAAATCCCTCACCGGACTTCCCCAGCCTAGGCTTGATAAGTCCGGCCAACTCTCCACACTGAGCGTTTATGGCGAAAAGTACGAAAAGCGCGGCGGCCAAGCCCGTCGTCGGCATTATCATGGGCAGCACCTCCGATTGGGAGACGATGCAGCACGCGGCCGAAACCCTGGCCACGCTCGGCGTGCCCTTTGAGAAAGAGGTCGTCAGCGCCCACCGCACCCCTGAGAAGCTTTACGACTACGCCAAGACGGCCGAAAAGCGCGGCCTGAGCGTGATCATCGCCGGGGCTGGCGGTGCCGCCCACCTGCCTGGCATGACCGCCTCCATGACGACTTTGCCGGTCTTCGGCGTACCCGTGCAGTCCAAGGCCCTCAGCGGTATGGACTCGCTGCTGTCCATCGTGCAGATGCCCGCTGGTATCCCCGTGCCGACGCTGGCCATCGGCCGCGCCGGTTCCATCAACGCCGCCCTCTCCGCCGCTGCCGTCATCGCCCTCTCCGATACCAAGGTACGCCGCAAGCTCAAGGCGTTCCGCGAGAAGCAGACCGCCACAGTAATGGAAGCCGAACTGCCCGCGTCATGATCCAGCCCGGAGCTACCATCGGTATCATGGGCGGAGGGCAACTCGGCCGCATGTCCATCCTCGCAGGGCGCCAACTCGGCTACCGCTTTCGCGTTTTCGAGCCCAAGGCTGGCTGCGCCGCCGGCATGGTGGCCGACGAGGAGATCAACGCCGACTACACCGACGAGGACGCGCTCATGCGCTTCACTCAGGGCCTCGGTGCCGTGACCTTTGAGTTTGAGAACGTGCCCGCCGAGCCGCTCGCCGTGCTCGCATCCGGCGCCCCTGTGCGCCCGCGACCCGAGGTACTTTACGTGTGCCAAAACCGCCGCCGCGAAAAGGAGTTCCTCCAAGGGCACGGTTTCCCCTGCGCTCCCTTCCGCGTCGTAGATAGTGCCGAGTCGCTCGCCGCTGCCGTCAGCGCGATCGGTCTGCCCTGCGTTCTGAAGACCGCGGACTTCGGCTACGACGGCAAGGGCCAGATCAAGCTCTCGGAGGAAAAAGACTGGGAGCAGGTTTGGAAGACTTTTGACGCACCGCTGGGTGTATTGGAAAGCTGGATACCGTTTGTGGCCGAGTGCTCGATCATCGCTGCACGCACCCCCGACGGGCGCATCCGCTGCTTCCCGCTGGCGGAAAACATCCACCGCAACCATATCCTGCACATGTCTATCGCGCCCGCGCGGCTAAGTGAGCAAGTGCACGAGCGCGCGGAGGAAATCGCGCGTGACATCGCCGAGGCGCTCGGCGTCGTCGGGCTGATCGCGGTGGAGCTGTTTGTAACCGACAAGGGTGACGTACTCGTCAACGAGCTGGCTCCACGCCCGCACAACAGCGGGCACCACACCATCGACGCCTGCATGACGAGCCAGTTCGAGCAGCACATCCGCGCCGTCTGCGGGCTCCCGCTGGGGGCGACAAATCTCCATACGCCCGCCGTGATGGTCAACCTGCTGGGCGACGTCTGGCCGCAAGGCAAAGATCCCGACTGGTCACACCTGCTGCGCAACCCGCGCCTCAAGCTCCACCTCTACGACAAGGGCGAGCCGCGCCCCGGCCGCAAGATGGGCCACTTCACCCTGCTCTCCCGCGACGACAAGCCACCCGTGGACGAGGCCGCCCGCCTCTTCGACGAGTTCTTCCCGCGCTAACAGCAGCGTGCATGGATCGGAGATATTGAAGACCATCCGAAACGTATTCCGGATATTTCTCATCCTGTTTCTGGCAGGGCTATGCGCTGTATTCTTTCTTAGGCTACCCTCGTGGCCGTTCGGTGGCGACATCGACAGGATCGACATCACCTACTCGTCGGCAGGGAAAGATAACGATACGCCTTATACCTTGACCCATGAAGCTGACATCGCCGCGATACGGGAGGCCGCCGGCATCGTCTGGTTCTCCCCTTTTACCCTGAATTCGCTCGGGGGTCTCGAGCGCTGGCGGATCGAAGTCCACCACCCGAATGACAGCTCTGAATGGTACTGGGTCACGCCAGACGAATTCGCTGACCGCGGCAGCACCCCACAGCGTCTGCGTGAGCTACTACAGCAAAAGTACCGGGAAAAGCCTCACGCTGAGTAGTCTCCACGACTTCCTTCGCGCCAAGCACAGCGGCCAGACTGGTAAAGAATAACGTGTGGCAGTAGTCCCTCGTTCCACCGTAGGGTATGGTAAGAAATAGTGCGTCCACAGATTACACAGATGGGCACAGATTATTTCAGACCTATCTGTGTGCATCTGTGTAATCTGTGGATATAGATCAAGCCATCGGTCGCTACGAGCACGCTAATAATAAAAAAGGGCCGGTTGCCCGGCCCCATGACGCAGTTACTTGGAAAAGCGTTTATCGATCAATAAAGCTGCGGCTCAGGAGCCGAGCTGCTTCATGATCATATCGGTGACTTTCTGCACGAGGGCTTCGGTCTCGTCCTTGCCACCGGGCTTGAAGCTCATCGGGTTGATCACGCCGGTATCAGCCTGGCAGACGACGCCGGGGCGGAACTCCACGTTGTCGCACAGTTCGCATTCCTTCCAGTCGGCACGCTTTTCGGGCATCCCGAGGCTGGTGCGGATGTTCATCAGGTCCTTGAGCTTCTGCGGCCCGTAGGTCTTCATGCCACCGAGCTGCGAGGCCACGTAAACCGTCTGGCAGTACGACTCGGTGTTTTCCATCTTCCAGTAGGCGTCCTCGACGTCCTTACCCCAGACGATGACGCCGTGGTTTTCCATCAGGATCGACTGGTGGTCTGGAGCCATCGCGCCGACGGTCTTGGCCATCTCGGCAGAGCCGGGAGTCTCGTACGGAGCCAGGCCAATCTGGCCGAGGAACACCTCGGGCTCAGGGATCAGGCAGGTCGGCGGGACCATGCCGCAGACGGCAAAAGCGGTGGCGTAGATCGGGTGCGCGTGCACACAGGACTTGGCTTCGGGCGTGGCCTTCATGATGGCCAGGTGCGTGTTACACTCGCTGGTACGCTTGCGGCGACCGGCGACCTGGTTACCGTCCATGTCCACCAGGGCGATGTCATCGGGATTGATGTAGCCCTTGGAGATCAGGGTCGGTGTGCAAAGCACGAGGTTGTCACCGACGCGGATGGTGATGTTACCGCCGTTACCGTCGCAGAAGCTGCGGGCCCAGATGCGGCGGCCCATGTCGCACATGCGCTCCTTGAGGACGCGGATTTCGGGCGAATTAAAGAAAGCCTGAATCGCCTCCGGGGTCTTCGGGTCGGTGCCCGGCTTCCAGTGAAATTCGTAGTCGGGCACGATCGGCTCGTCGGACTTGGAAGACGGGGCGGCGGCCTTACCGGAGGCGGCACCCTTCTTCAGAGCTTCGCGGATCGCGTCGCGTGCCGAAGGCGTGATCACCGCGCCCTCGGGGATGGCGGTAACGTCGCCACCGGCGGCTACGATGTCGGCAATGTCTTTGGCTGTGTAAACCTTCTTCATGGTAAATGTCGGTGTTGGGTAAGGAAGGGTAAAGGAATCAGCCCGCGGGCTGGTAGTTAAGATTTTCGATGATGGCGGCGTTATAGGCGTCGATGGGCGTGGGCTGCTCAAAGGGAGCGGTCGCCTCGGCACCCTCGACAAAGCCGATAATATCGCCACGGGTCGCGCCCATGTCGTCGTAGACAACGGTCGAGGGCGAAGCGGAAATAATCTCCTGGTCCGGCTGGCTCAGCTGCGGGCGGGACATCGGGCTGACCAGCAGCCAGCGCGCCCCGCGAAAGGCGGGGTCCTGACGGCTGAGGGTCACTCTGCCTATGACGCGTCCGAGTCTCATGGCTAGTCAACAATCCCCATCACCATGTTGCGCAGCGGCGAGTGCTCATCGCCTACGTGCTCGCGGGCACAGCTGCCATCGGTGGTGTAAAACACCCGGTCACCAATGCCCGCGCCCTGCTCGTCCATGGCAATGACGGGGTCGCCCTTTTCGCGACCCTCTTCGTCGATGCCCTGGAGGATGAGCAGACGCCAGCCCCTCAAGGTCTTGTGACAGACCGTCGAGGTGATGTTACCGTCTACTCGGGCTAGGATCATGGTGACTGGATGGAGTTTGGGTTATGCAAAAAAAACGAAACCTCTACGACCTCTAGTACATCTGGAGGTTATCCACCATCACGCAGCGGCGGCGGCGGGTAAAGGTGTCCGGCGTAGTAATGCCCTCACCGGTGGTGGTGGCGATGGAGAAGCTGGAGTAGCCCTCGCCGCCGGTACCGAGCCCGGCCAGGCAGGAGCCGTTCTTGACAAACACGGTGGAGTCCAGCGCGCGGGCCATCATGCCCATGTGCTCGACATTCAAAGAGTGGATCATGGAGGAGTGCTTGTATCCATGCTCGGATACACGGGCCAGCTCGATAGCCTCCTCGATGTCGCGCACCCGCACGACGGGAACCATCGGCATCATCTGCTCCTCCATCACAAAGGGGTGGTCCGCATCGGTCTCGGCGAAGAGCAGCTCGGTGCTCGCCGGGCAGCTTGCGCCAGCAACTTCAGCCAGGCGGGTAGCGTCAGCGCCGACCAGGTCGCGATTCAGCACCGGGTGGGAGCAGCCGCC
This genomic interval from Ruficoccus sp. ZRK36 contains the following:
- the trkA gene encoding Trk system potassium transporter TrkA gives rise to the protein MKILVVGAGDVGRFLSQTLSDVGHNVTVIETSETTAQEVDESANVKVVEGNGASAQMLQKAGAGDCDFFLAMTSDDRTNLIACSLAKALGAMSTIARIHDQTYSDNSLVNYQLHFGIDFLLNPEALSAVELAKCIRHPGRVAVENFARGEIEVHQLRIARKSRFTGKPLKELHLPAGMRIGMVQREGKTQVPDADSVLETGDLLTLFGLTDVLMKVRPYFEPEKLADNIRVVLFGGSETAVALVRLLKNPRFKLRIIESDPKLCRSLAERFPHITVINGSATSLRLMEEEQIGSVDYFVACTKDDEDNIMTCLQANKLGARHVQLVINKPDYEDVLDQLKETLGVELAVAPRKATMEELLRYLTLDRYTELATLPDRGGKIIELRVSSDSPCVSRKIRDISWPRGAIIVVLLHKFQAKMPGPDDVILPGDRLVAIVREDSLKPLLKMLTE
- a CDS encoding purine nucleoside permease, yielding MLLNKAMPVCPKVVLVTMFEPAGRPGELSLFKERLDLTPVELAETGLREVHLGAEGDLLALCTGVGTANTAISLTSLGLCPEIDISESFFIIAGIAGADPTAATLGSPVWADWCVDGDLAFEIDAREIPADWPTGILPLGSTRPFGPSDNLPQDDLGSSYQVFEFNHALVQAAYDLSAKLALETSPAHETYLKKFPDNFAARQAPTVLRGDCLSAARYFHGERATTWAREWVKHWTGGQGRFATCGMEDSGTLHALKVLGTTGHANPARALLLRTASNFTQPPPSEPATEHFTDENTFPAFDLALENGNRTATAVIDDILENWPEWNSRF
- the purE gene encoding 5-(carboxyamino)imidazole ribonucleotide mutase — encoded protein: MAKSTKSAAAKPVVGIIMGSTSDWETMQHAAETLATLGVPFEKEVVSAHRTPEKLYDYAKTAEKRGLSVIIAGAGGAAHLPGMTASMTTLPVFGVPVQSKALSGMDSLLSIVQMPAGIPVPTLAIGRAGSINAALSAAAVIALSDTKVRRKLKAFREKQTATVMEAELPAS
- a CDS encoding 5-(carboxyamino)imidazole ribonucleotide synthase; protein product: MIQPGATIGIMGGGQLGRMSILAGRQLGYRFRVFEPKAGCAAGMVADEEINADYTDEDALMRFTQGLGAVTFEFENVPAEPLAVLASGAPVRPRPEVLYVCQNRRREKEFLQGHGFPCAPFRVVDSAESLAAAVSAIGLPCVLKTADFGYDGKGQIKLSEEKDWEQVWKTFDAPLGVLESWIPFVAECSIIAARTPDGRIRCFPLAENIHRNHILHMSIAPARLSEQVHERAEEIARDIAEALGVVGLIAVELFVTDKGDVLVNELAPRPHNSGHHTIDACMTSQFEQHIRAVCGLPLGATNLHTPAVMVNLLGDVWPQGKDPDWSHLLRNPRLKLHLYDKGEPRPGRKMGHFTLLSRDDKPPVDEAARLFDEFFPR
- a CDS encoding class II aldolase/adducin family protein, with protein sequence MKKVYTAKDIADIVAAGGDVTAIPEGAVITPSARDAIREALKKGAASGKAAAPSSKSDEPIVPDYEFHWKPGTDPKTPEAIQAFFNSPEIRVLKERMCDMGRRIWARSFCDGNGGNITIRVGDNLVLCTPTLISKGYINPDDIALVDMDGNQVAGRRKRTSECNTHLAIMKATPEAKSCVHAHPIYATAFAVCGMVPPTCLIPEPEVFLGQIGLAPYETPGSAEMAKTVGAMAPDHQSILMENHGVIVWGKDVEDAYWKMENTESYCQTVYVASQLGGMKTYGPQKLKDLMNIRTSLGMPEKRADWKECELCDNVEFRPGVVCQADTGVINPMSFKPGGKDETEALVQKVTDMIMKQLGS
- a CDS encoding EutN/CcmL family microcompartment protein, translating into MRLGRVIGRVTLSRQDPAFRGARWLLVSPMSRPQLSQPDQEIISASPSTVVYDDMGATRGDIIGFVEGAEATAPFEQPTPIDAYNAAIIENLNYQPAG
- a CDS encoding EutN/CcmL family microcompartment protein, translated to MILARVDGNITSTVCHKTLRGWRLLILQGIDEEGREKGDPVIAMDEQGAGIGDRVFYTTDGSCAREHVGDEHSPLRNMVMGIVD